The Entelurus aequoreus isolate RoL-2023_Sb linkage group LG08, RoL_Eaeq_v1.1, whole genome shotgun sequence genome segment GTTGGTAGCGCCTCCGTTACCTTGATCAGGTCCTTCTCCACGTCGTCGTGGACCAGGTCGATGGACATGCGCCTCTCCCGGTGGTACAAACACTCCTGGGACACCTGGGGACGAGCAACATGTGCGTCAATATCATAAACATTGAATATGAACGAGTTATCTTTAGCGTGAGACTTTGTTGTTACTCAGCGACTCAAACGTTCCGTTTGCTAGCATCCAATCAAGGTAGCGCTAATCCAGTTTGACGTGCAGTACCACTTTGGTACAAACACTCCTGGACACCTGGGATGAGTAACATGTGCGTCGATATCGTAAAAATTAAATATGAACGAGCTAAATTTAGTGTGAGACTTTGTTGTTACTCAGCGACTCAAACGTTCCGTTTGCTAGCATCCAATCAAGGTAGCGCTAATCCAGTTTGACGTGCAGTACCACTTTGGTACAAACACTCCTGGGACACCTGGGGACGAGTAACATGTGCGTCGATATGGGTTATGGCTTATACTTGTTAGCGcttttttttctaccttcaaggtactcaaagcgctttgacagtatttccacattcacccattcacacacacattcacacactgatggagggagctgccatgcaaggcgctaccagcacccatcaggagcaagggtgaagtgtcttgcccaaggacacaacagacgtgactaggatggtagaaggtggggatatcGTAAACATTAAAAATGAACGAGCTAACAACTCTGTTTTCTAGCATCCAATCAAGGTAGCGCTAATCCAGCTTGACGTGCAGTACCGCGTTCTTCCTCACGGCGCAACAGGACGTCACTGTGGCCGTCTTTCTGGACTGTTACGACAAGGACGGACTATTGTTAGCGACGCTAGCAGTCAAAGTTGTGCGGTCCAAAAAAGCGGCGTAAAATGttaacacgctaatgttagcatgtatcatACTAGCGGTAGCATGCTAACGGTGAGCATGTGTCaccatatgactaaggtgtaaggcggcaaaattggctaaaaaaaaagctaatgtttgtttgctaacagttagcatgtgtcttgTACCAAGTAATTACTCTGCGGTCTAAGGCGGaaaaaaaatgccccaaaaaatattaacatgctaacagttagcatgtgtcttgTGCcatgttatatgactctgagttattattgtaatttagtccttaaataaaatagtcaacttgtcttttagtagtaagtaaacaaacaaagactcctaattagtctgctgacgtatgcagtaacatattgtgtcatttatcaacaatttaataaacaaattaattaaattaagttaaattgattaaatacattaataataaattaaataataataaattaaataaataaataaaattaattaatttaataaacaatttaataaacaaacaaagactctgaCGTAtggagtaacatattgtgtcatttatctacctattatttgtctacattatgagggacaaactgtaaaaattgattattaatctacttgttcatttactgttaatatctacttattttctgtttcaacatgttctatctacacttctgttaaaatgtaataattacttattcttctcttctttgatacttgacattcgttttggatgataccacacatttaggtatcgatccgataccaagtagttacaggatcatactttggtcatattcaaagtcctcatgtgtccagggacatatttactgactttataaataatatgaattttaaaaaaaaacgattttgagacgataaaaaatatggttgtatcgactagatacgctcttgtacttggtatcattacagtggatgtcaggtgtagatccacccatgccgtttgtttacattgtgacgccggtgagctattgtatcctcctacggtgtgtagtgaagcattttcagttattcctcgtcctccagtgataatgctacttgtaataaACTTACCAACACTTCAGACTGGATGTTACCTGCtagcttcctgagggcgtttcagtgttataacttcacctttatctttactttttacgccaaaatgcgtccgttctcccttttccgtctacacactgtgtctgcttgtaagtactctgtgtgtgtgcgctgccgaacatgctcctcggctcataaaaccagcaatgtcgccacgtgacgacgacggtgGGGTaaaggaccggtactttttagtaccgaatatgattcattggtatcgcagtactatactagtaccggtataccgtacaaccctaattcagGGTtagtatttgagtgggccccgggcccctgtgTAGTGGAAAAGGTCAAAAAGGTTTAGAAATGTGGTAATAAAACAACAACTGGACATCAGTTATCATAATtagcttatttttttaaagtttcaatattaaaatgttttatttatgatTAATATTTACCGGTATCGATTCACCGGTACCGGGAATCAATTCAAATGTGAGGTTGAGACCTCATTATTGTAGCTCCGCCCCCTGTTGGTTCCCCCCCAGTACTGCAGCGTCATTGTGAGACTGACAGTCTCCGGTTTCAGTTACCTGGCAAGTGGGCAAACAAAACCTCGGTCACACAATCCCCCCCTGAGGAAACCTCCGAGGCGTCACCGGATCCGGCCCACCCACCTGCAGGGGCGCCTCGGTCTCCGCCAGGGCCCTCTCCAGCCGGCGCTTGGCCTCGGCGAGCGCGGCGGTCTCGGTCACGGCGTTGTCCACCTCGTGGCTCAGCTCGGACCTCCAGAAGACGATGTCGCCCAGGCGCTCGCCGATGTCCTTGCTGCTGGTCTCCTGCGTGCGGCGGGTCAGCTGCTCCTTGTCCTGGATCAGCCTCAGCGTGTCCCGCCGGAGTCTCTCGGCGCTGTTGCGGCTGGCCTCCGACTGGCGGTAGTAGGTCTGGTTGGACCTGAACCAGTCGTCGGGCGTGTAGCGGGCGCTCCTGGCCGAGAGGTCCAGGCCGGGGACGGCGCCGGCGGTCTTGTAGTAGCTGGCGCTCCTCCACTGGTTGGCGCTGTGGTTGGCGTGGCGGTAGCTGGACGCCGTGGTGGAGATGGGCGGCAGGAAGTGTCCGGTCTTGGGTCGAGCGTAGGAGGCGGTCAGCTCCATGTCCTCAGGACTTGGTGGTCAGTCCAGTCCGTGTTGCTCACCTGCCAGCGAGCCAAGAAGGTGACTGGACTCATGCATAATACACACACGAGTCTGCCAGCCAATGGCAGCGCTCCGTCGCCTCAGTCCAAGACTTCTGTTGACACCAGCGCCGGTTGCCGCGGGCAACCGCTGGCTGCTGCCTTCACTGTCCCGGCAAAACAAAGACGTCAACAATATTTGTACTGTAACTATGTGAGTGCACAGCAGGTGTGGTCTTGCATCATCGTGCGCTCTGCCCGGGTGCCCTTGGGCATACTTTTCCACTTACGGAAAGTTTACAGACAGCTAATTATTACATAACATGAGGGAAAAGTGCACAAaaacaacgattcgattcagaattgtcaTTCTTATGTCTTTCGATTCTTGAGTCATATTTttccaaaatcttttttttttttttttttttgtggaaattaTGTTCtttaggccagtggtccccaaccaccgggccgcgacccggtaccggtccgcggaccgattggtaccgggccgaacaagaaattaaaaaaaaaaaaaaaaaaaaaaaaaaagaaatttttttttttttttttttttaataaattaaatcaacataaaaaaacacaatatgtacatactgtgtatgtgtatttcaatatagatcaatacagtctgcgggtatacagtccgtaagcacacatgattgtatttctttatgaaaaaaaaaaaaaaaaaaaaatgtccccccccccccccccccccggtccgtgggacaaattttcaagcgttgacatcTCCATGGTTACGGGCCAAATgtttaggggtgtgaatctttgggtgctcAACAtttcgattcgattcagaatcgtgaTTCTTGTTTATGTCGATTCTCGAttcctatttttaaaaaatatatatatatttttttaagtcattttttaAGGCCATCTCCATGGTTACGGGCCGAATgtttaggggtgtgaatctttgggtgctcAACAtttcgattcgattcagaatcgtgattcttatttatgTCGATTCTCGATTCCtattttttaaaaagatatatattttttttaagtcgtTTTTTAAGGCCATCTCCATGGTTACAGGCCAAATgtttaggggtgtgaatctttgggtgctcAACAtttcgatttgattcagaatcgtgaCTCTTATTTATGTCGATTCTCGATTcctattttttaaaaagattttttttttttttaagtcgttTTTTAAGGCCATCTCCATGGTTACGGGACAAATgtttaggggtgtgaatctttgggtgctcAACAtttcgattcgattcagaatcgaaatGTTGATTCTCGATTCctatttttcaaaaatatatacatttttttaaagtcgtttttttttaggccatctccatggttACTGGCCTAATgtttaggggtgtgaatctttgggcactcaACGTTttgatccgattccgattcctggggtgacgattcgattcagaat includes the following:
- the LOC133655238 gene encoding LOW QUALITY PROTEIN: tektin-3-like (The sequence of the model RefSeq protein was modified relative to this genomic sequence to represent the inferred CDS: inserted 1 base in 1 codon), which encodes MELTASYARPKTGHFLPPISTTASSYRHANHSANQWRSASYYKTAGAVPGLDLSARSARYTPDDWFRSNQTYYRQSEASRNSAERLRRDTLRLIQDKEQLTRRTQETSSKDIGERLGDIVFWRSELSHEVDNAVTETAALAEAKRRLERALAETEAPLQVSQECLYHRERRMSIDLVHDDVEKDLIKEVEVIKSCQERMRRHSERAAAQLASNRAAQHELERDLSDKTAAQRIDERCHHLRNTSDGISFYRGIERLEPSLSLPGSWSKFSDDNLLRSQSQRSASHKLRDEIEVLLDATAGDMWTQFNNVNAAFGARLXQTADARNSLQT